A window of Campylobacter ureolyticus contains these coding sequences:
- the dnaA gene encoding chromosomal replication initiator protein DnaA, protein MFFLQNEVFNELQKYILPNEFNKYIKNLTINEKNSKPDFVVFNTTNEFIAKFIQTKYASKIEEIILEKTGIKPKILITSKKDNIQKEKNIKNSVKNDKKLSSTILIESYKFDNFIVGESNRFAYTCSKFVAQNPGADYNPLFIYGPSGLGKTHLLQSIGNYCIENGKVVICITSEQFKNDFTFHIRNSSMDKFRQKYRKPDVLLVDDIQFLGNTDKIQEEFFNTFNELKQAGGQIVMISDKPPKFLKGFEERLISRFISGIIADVAPPELETKIEIIRKKSQDNKIILDNKIIEYIATNMGDNIREIESAINKLNAFSTLMRTEITLDFTKNVLQDQIRENKENINLEDVIKTLSKELNIKPSDIKSKSRKKNIVEARRIGIFLSKKLTLNSMPAIAGFFGLKDHSAVSHNIKKINELIENDEFLKIRVEELENKILKGKNSE, encoded by the coding sequence TTGTTTTTTTTACAAAATGAAGTTTTTAATGAACTCCAAAAATATATTTTACCCAATGAGTTTAATAAATACATAAAAAATTTAACTATTAATGAAAAAAATTCAAAACCTGATTTTGTTGTTTTTAACACAACAAATGAATTTATTGCTAAATTTATTCAAACAAAATATGCCTCAAAAATAGAAGAAATTATTCTAGAAAAAACAGGAATAAAACCAAAAATTTTAATAACTTCAAAAAAGGATAATATCCAAAAAGAAAAAAATATAAAAAATAGTGTAAAAAATGATAAAAAATTATCAAGCACAATTTTAATAGAATCATATAAATTTGATAATTTTATAGTTGGTGAATCAAACCGTTTTGCTTATACTTGTTCAAAATTTGTAGCTCAAAATCCAGGAGCTGATTATAATCCGTTATTTATTTATGGACCAAGTGGACTTGGAAAAACACACCTTTTACAATCAATTGGAAATTATTGTATTGAAAATGGTAAAGTTGTTATTTGTATAACAAGCGAACAATTTAAAAATGATTTTACTTTTCATATAAGAAACTCTTCTATGGATAAATTTAGACAAAAATATAGAAAACCTGATGTTTTATTAGTAGATGATATTCAGTTTTTAGGAAATACTGATAAAATTCAAGAAGAATTTTTTAATACTTTTAATGAACTTAAACAAGCTGGTGGGCAAATAGTTATGATAAGCGATAAACCACCAAAATTTTTAAAAGGTTTTGAAGAAAGATTAATAAGTAGATTTATAAGTGGAATTATTGCTGATGTTGCACCACCTGAATTAGAAACCAAAATAGAAATTATTAGAAAAAAAAGTCAAGATAATAAAATAATTTTAGATAACAAAATAATAGAATATATCGCAACAAATATGGGTGATAATATCCGTGAAATAGAAAGTGCTATTAATAAATTAAATGCTTTTTCTACTTTGATGAGAACTGAAATAACACTTGATTTTACTAAAAATGTTTTACAAGATCAAATAAGAGAAAATAAAGAAAATATAAACTTAGAAGATGTTATAAAAACTCTATCAAAAGAGCTAAATATAAAACCAAGTGATATAAAAAGCAAAAGTAGAAAAAAAAATATTGTTGAAGCAAGAAGAATAGGAATATTTTTATCAAAAAAATTAACACTAAACTCAATGCCTGCAATTGCCGGATTTTTTGGATTAAAAGATCACAGTGCAGTTAGTCACAATATAAAAAAAATAAATGAACTTATTGAAAATGATGAGTTTTTAAAAATTCGCGTTGAAGAGCTTGAAAATAAAATTTTAAAAGGAAAAAATAGTGAATGA
- the dnaN gene encoding DNA polymerase III subunit beta — protein MKIGIQKNLLNNALINLVAFTEKKDASAVTSNILIIAKENILNLKATDFEIGLCINIKEVNIQVEGISCVNGNLLLNILKGLKDGEIILEIMNNFLFIRQSRSKFKLPLSNHENFPSFEGIDNKKSFNINSLNFARSLKKIFPTIDINNPQYSLNGALIDIKENYINLVGTDTKRLGLYRINLNQSLENNQIIIPKKAINEIQKLFFEDVQIYYDENILIAKNENFEFFTKLINKKFPNYEKVIPTEFSQSIMLPRDKFLEGMKTIGIICDKMQITIKTNSILFESISENNSEAKTEIDFENNLDKDIILRVTNKFIFDFLNNIEETEFKLDYKSTESAFVLSSNEFISVIMPTII, from the coding sequence ATGAAAATAGGAATTCAAAAAAATTTACTCAATAATGCATTAATAAATCTTGTAGCTTTTACTGAAAAAAAAGATGCTTCTGCAGTTACTTCAAATATCTTAATTATTGCAAAAGAAAATATTTTAAATTTAAAAGCAACTGATTTTGAAATAGGACTTTGTATTAATATAAAAGAAGTAAATATCCAAGTTGAGGGAATTTCATGTGTAAATGGAAATCTTTTATTAAATATTTTAAAAGGATTAAAAGATGGAGAAATTATACTTGAAATTATGAATAATTTTTTATTTATAAGACAAAGTAGATCAAAATTTAAACTTCCTTTAAGTAATCATGAAAATTTTCCAAGCTTTGAAGGTATTGATAATAAAAAAAGTTTTAATATAAACTCACTAAATTTTGCAAGAAGTTTAAAAAAGATTTTTCCTACAATTGATATAAACAATCCTCAATATTCACTAAATGGAGCTTTGATAGATATAAAAGAAAATTATATAAATTTAGTAGGAACAGATACTAAAAGACTCGGTTTGTATAGAATAAATTTAAATCAAAGTTTAGAAAATAATCAAATAATAATTCCTAAAAAAGCTATTAATGAAATTCAAAAACTTTTTTTTGAAGATGTTCAAATTTATTATGATGAAAATATTTTAATAGCTAAAAATGAAAATTTTGAGTTTTTTACAAAATTAATTAATAAAAAATTTCCTAATTATGAAAAAGTTATTCCGACTGAATTTTCGCAAAGTATCATGCTTCCAAGAGATAAATTTTTAGAGGGTATGAAAACAATAGGTATAATTTGTGATAAAATGCAAATAACAATAAAAACTAATTCAATTTTATTTGAAAGTATTAGTGAAAATAACTCCGAAGCTAAAACAGAAATTGACTTTGAAAATAATTTAGACAAAGATATTATTTTAAGAGTTACAAATAAATTTATTTTTGATTTTCTAAACAATATTGAAGAAACAGAGTTTAAATTGGATTATAAATCAACAGAATCGGCATTTGTATTAAGCTCAAATGAGTTTATAAGTGTTATAATGCCTACAATTATATAA
- the gyrB gene encoding DNA topoisomerase (ATP-hydrolyzing) subunit B, translating into MVEHYGAGNIKVLKGLEAVRKRPGMYIGDTNIGGLHHLIYEVVDNSIDEAMAGFCDDIEVEITNEGSVIISDNGRGIPVDIHPTEKIPAATVVLTVLHAGGKFDKDSYKVSGGLHGVGISVVNALSKKLILTIKKDGNVYRQEFEKGIPTTNLEIVKTTNRTGTTIEFWPDETIFETTNFEKKILITRFKELAYLNPKIVINLKDQRDGTKEKFHFEGGLDQFVNDLNKKDVVTKSVFFSESVEDLEIDFALLYNTSYEEKVFSFVNNIKTPEGGTHEAGFRGGLTRAITTYITENASAREKDMKILGEDVREGLIAIVSVKVPEPQFEGQTKGKLGSSYVRPLVQKMVFENLAKYFEENPNEAKAIMAKALMAARGREAAKRARDLTRKKDNFSVGTLPGKLADCQSKDPEISEIYLVEGDSAGGSAKQGRDRVFQAILPLRGKILNVEKARIDRILSSEEIKNMITAFGCGIGEEFDIEKLRYHKIIIMTDADVDGSHIQTLLLTFFFRFLKPLVEGGYIYLAQPPLFRYKKGKKEIYLKDEKALNEFLIETGIEGVNFEGIGNKDLINYLKLVARYRSLLSELQKRYSVITAIRYMIENEDLAGYENDKIYEIIKNYLELKGYNILNAYVNENSVKIYVQTESGLEEIVIDDNLFENYIFEEAIYVYRQISQREFDFGRDFIEVLDEIEKNAKKGAYIQRYKGLGEMNPEQLWETTMSPENRNLLQIKIEDAQSASDTFNLFMGDEVEPRREYIQNHAKDVKNLDI; encoded by the coding sequence ATGGTTGAACATTACGGTGCAGGTAATATAAAAGTTTTAAAAGGTCTTGAAGCAGTTAGAAAAAGACCTGGAATGTATATAGGAGATACAAATATTGGTGGTCTTCATCACTTAATTTATGAAGTTGTTGATAACTCAATTGATGAAGCAATGGCTGGTTTTTGTGATGATATAGAAGTTGAAATAACAAATGAAGGTTCAGTTATTATAAGTGATAACGGTAGAGGAATTCCTGTAGATATACACCCAACTGAAAAAATTCCAGCAGCAACTGTTGTTTTAACAGTTTTACACGCAGGTGGTAAATTTGATAAAGATAGTTATAAAGTAAGTGGTGGTCTTCATGGTGTTGGAATAAGCGTTGTTAATGCTTTGTCAAAAAAACTTATTTTAACAATTAAAAAAGATGGAAATGTTTATAGACAAGAGTTTGAAAAAGGCATCCCAACTACAAATTTAGAAATTGTAAAAACAACAAATAGAACTGGAACAACAATTGAGTTTTGGCCTGATGAAACTATTTTTGAAACAACAAATTTTGAAAAAAAGATTTTAATAACAAGATTTAAAGAACTTGCTTATTTAAATCCAAAAATTGTTATAAATTTAAAAGATCAAAGAGATGGAACAAAGGAAAAATTTCATTTTGAGGGTGGACTTGATCAGTTTGTAAATGATTTAAATAAAAAAGATGTTGTTACAAAAAGTGTATTTTTTAGTGAAAGTGTAGAAGATTTAGAAATTGATTTTGCACTTTTATATAATACAAGTTATGAAGAAAAAGTTTTTTCTTTTGTAAATAATATAAAAACTCCAGAAGGTGGAACTCATGAAGCTGGTTTTAGAGGAGGTTTAACAAGAGCTATTACGACCTATATAACTGAAAATGCATCTGCAAGAGAAAAAGATATGAAAATTTTAGGTGAAGATGTAAGGGAAGGTTTGATAGCTATAGTTAGTGTTAAAGTTCCTGAACCACAGTTTGAGGGTCAAACAAAAGGAAAACTTGGATCAAGTTATGTAAGACCGCTTGTTCAAAAAATGGTTTTTGAAAATTTAGCTAAATATTTTGAAGAAAATCCAAATGAAGCAAAAGCAATAATGGCAAAAGCTTTAATGGCTGCAAGAGGAAGAGAAGCTGCAAAAAGAGCTAGAGATTTAACTAGAAAAAAAGATAATTTTAGTGTTGGAACACTCCCTGGAAAATTAGCAGATTGTCAAAGTAAAGATCCTGAAATAAGTGAAATTTATTTAGTTGAGGGAGATAGTGCTGGTGGATCTGCAAAACAAGGAAGAGATAGAGTTTTTCAGGCTATTTTACCTCTTCGTGGTAAAATTTTAAATGTTGAAAAAGCTAGAATTGATAGAATTCTAAGTTCAGAAGAAATTAAAAATATGATAACTGCTTTTGGTTGTGGAATAGGTGAGGAATTTGATATAGAAAAACTAAGGTATCATAAAATTATTATTATGACCGATGCTGATGTTGATGGAAGTCATATCCAAACTCTGCTTTTAACATTTTTCTTTAGATTTTTAAAACCTTTAGTTGAGGGTGGATATATATATTTAGCTCAACCACCACTTTTTAGATATAAAAAAGGTAAAAAAGAAATTTATTTAAAAGATGAAAAAGCTTTAAATGAGTTTTTGATAGAAACAGGAATTGAGGGTGTAAATTTTGAAGGAATTGGAAATAAAGATTTAATTAATTACTTAAAACTTGTTGCTAGATATAGAAGTTTATTAAGTGAACTTCAAAAAAGATATAGTGTTATAACTGCTATTAGATATATGATTGAAAATGAAGATTTAGCTGGTTATGAAAACGATAAAATTTATGAAATCATTAAAAATTATCTTGAGTTAAAAGGTTATAATATTTTAAATGCATATGTTAATGAAAACAGCGTTAAAATTTATGTTCAAACTGAAAGTGGCTTGGAAGAAATAGTTATAGATGATAATTTGTTTGAAAATTATATTTTTGAAGAAGCTATTTATGTTTATAGGCAAATTAGTCAAAGAGAGTTTGATTTTGGAAGAGATTTTATTGAAGTACTTGATGAAATAGAAAAAAATGCAAAAAAAGGTGCTTATATACAAAGATATAAAGGTTTAGGTGAAATGAACCCAGAGCAACTTTGGGAAACAACAATGAGTCCTGAAAATAGAAATTTACTCCAAATTAAAATAGAAGATGCACAAAGTGCTAGTGATACATTTAATCTTTTTATGGGTGATGAAGTTGAACCAAGAAGAGAATATATTCAAAATCACGCAAAAGATGTTAAAAATTTGGATATTTAA
- a CDS encoding bifunctional diguanylate cyclase/phosphodiesterase, with protein MTKLFSEEKERSKRFVLSLKIAFPLVLVLIILIFLMFSENNYDWKDTILFVILIVCYVYYVVYFIYFAFQNTTLDQVSNVFNRKEILKLISKELKEENQKNIALVNINNIQDINFRYGYKNGDKLLKEFVLELADFFKKNGYKDIPIGRHSGGNFLFVIDCKTPQLNYYLKTFERKLSNQGINNIEVKIKFATVETNYDKAWENVINYLFSKILYSQNEEGIEVIKLDALDEFVCHAIDNSKFELKAQTIKSMKNNKDLINLSINLALKDVGNVTKLKVMEIATRNNYEIKYDLKVIEFIANNFNFKKFNSKVMIEISPVSLRNADFKNEIHRLITNKIIDPNKIIFEIYEKDSYNEMLRFSEIIEQFRGYGFEIAMNQFLGNNASFEYFKYLNFGYLIYDLEVNKRFNEERMKNIFDMINENASKFNLKTIIRFVDKNSFYEKLKKTKIDYIQGFCIDKPKVVS; from the coding sequence ATGACAAAATTATTCAGTGAAGAAAAGGAAAGATCAAAAAGGTTTGTGCTATCTTTAAAGATAGCATTTCCACTTGTTTTAGTTTTAATTATTTTAATATTTTTGATGTTTTCAGAAAATAATTATGATTGGAAAGATACTATTTTATTTGTAATTTTAATAGTTTGCTATGTTTATTATGTAGTTTATTTTATTTATTTTGCTTTTCAAAATACAACTTTAGATCAAGTTTCAAATGTTTTTAATAGAAAAGAAATTCTAAAACTAATTTCAAAAGAATTAAAAGAAGAGAATCAAAAAAATATAGCGTTAGTAAATATAAATAATATCCAAGATATTAATTTTAGATATGGTTATAAAAATGGAGATAAACTTCTTAAAGAATTTGTGCTTGAACTTGCTGATTTTTTTAAAAAAAATGGTTATAAAGATATACCTATTGGAAGACATAGCGGTGGAAATTTTTTATTTGTAATTGATTGTAAAACTCCACAATTAAATTATTATTTAAAAACTTTTGAGAGAAAATTATCAAATCAAGGTATAAATAATATAGAAGTAAAAATCAAATTTGCAACCGTTGAAACAAATTATGATAAAGCTTGGGAAAATGTTATAAATTATTTATTTTCAAAAATTTTATATTCTCAAAATGAAGAAGGAATTGAAGTTATAAAACTTGATGCACTTGATGAGTTTGTATGCCATGCTATAGATAATTCTAAATTTGAGTTAAAAGCTCAAACTATAAAATCTATGAAAAACAACAAAGATCTTATAAATTTAAGTATTAATTTAGCTTTAAAAGATGTAGGAAATGTAACAAAACTTAAAGTTATGGAAATAGCTACAAGAAATAACTATGAAATAAAATATGACTTAAAAGTTATCGAATTTATAGCAAATAATTTTAATTTTAAAAAATTTAATAGTAAAGTTATGATTGAAATTTCACCAGTTAGTTTAAGAAATGCTGACTTTAAAAATGAAATTCATAGACTTATTACAAATAAAATAATAGATCCAAATAAGATAATCTTTGAAATTTATGAAAAAGATAGCTATAACGAAATGCTTAGATTTAGTGAAATTATTGAACAATTTAGAGGGTATGGTTTCGAAATAGCTATGAATCAATTTTTAGGAAATAATGCAAGTTTTGAGTATTTTAAATATTTAAATTTTGGTTATTTAATTTATGATTTAGAAGTAAATAAGAGATTTAATGAAGAGAGAATGAAAAATATTTTTGATATGATAAATGAAAATGCTTCTAAATTTAATCTCAAAACTATAATAAGATTTGTCGATAAAAACTCTTTTTATGAAAAATTAAAAAAGACAAAGATTGATTATATACAAGGATTTTGTATAGATAAACCAAAAGTTGTAAGTTAA
- the queF gene encoding preQ(1) synthase, with the protein MRYGEKILNEFDPEKDLEIWPNKHKKDYVIKITLPEFTCLCPRSGYPDFATIYLEYIPNEWVVELKAIKLYINSFMNKNISHEDSINEIYDLLDRKLKPKWMKIVGDFNPRGNVHTVIEIDSNLVKKQ; encoded by the coding sequence ATGCGTTATGGTGAAAAAATTTTAAATGAGTTTGATCCAGAAAAAGATCTTGAAATTTGGCCAAACAAACATAAAAAAGATTATGTTATAAAGATAACTTTACCCGAGTTTACATGCCTTTGTCCAAGGAGTGGATATCCAGATTTTGCAACGATTTATTTAGAATATATTCCAAATGAGTGGGTTGTTGAGCTAAAGGCAATTAAACTTTACATAAACTCATTTATGAATAAAAACATAAGCCATGAAGATAGTATAAATGAAATTTATGATTTGCTTGATAGAAAATTAAAGCCAAAATGGATGAAAATAGTTGGGGATTTTAACCCAAGAGGCAATGTCCACACAGTTATTGAGATTGATTCAAATTTGGTAAAAAAGCAGTGA